The following are encoded in a window of Fundulus heteroclitus isolate FHET01 unplaced genomic scaffold, MU-UCD_Fhet_4.1 scaffold_459, whole genome shotgun sequence genomic DNA:
- the LOC118560592 gene encoding cell wall protein DAN4-like → MALKNLAVTYWESQEYTVLMPDTPLPTTAPTSNATDTAITADDNATSNTLSTTTANPTTTITTITPTSNATVATITATDNATSNTLSTTTTNPTTTITTIAPTSNATLATITAADNATSNTSSTTTANPTTTITTIAPTSNATVATITAADNATSNTSLTTTANPTTTITTIGPTSNATVATITATDNATSNTSSTTTANPTTTITTIGPTSNATVATITAADNATSNTLSTTTTNPTTTITTIAPTSNATVATITATDNATSNTSSTTTANPTTTITTIGPTSNATVATITATDNATSNTSSTTTANPTTTITTIGPTSNATVATITATDNATSNTLSTTTANPTINSTTTIPISNATWKEHSEVTMSSVEDMVKNWENAISSLWKRLLRKLNRSLVAGRQV, encoded by the exons ACACGCCTTTACCAACAACCGCCCCCACTTCAAATGCTACGGATACTGCCATCACCGCAGATGATAATGCTACATCTAATACTTTGTCAACTACTACAGCCAACCCAACAACCACTATCACGACCATCACCCCCACTTCTAATGCTACGGTTGCTACCATCACTGCAACTGATAATGCTACATCTAATACTTTGTCAACTACTACAACCAACCCAACCACCACTATCACGACCATCGCCCCCACTTCTAATGCTACGCTTGCTACTATCACTGCAGCTGATAATGCTACATCTAATACTTCATCAACTACAACAGCTAATCCAACCACCACTATCACGACCATCGCCCCCACTTCTAATGCTACGGTTGCTACTATCACTGCAGCTGATAATGCTACATCTAATACTTCATTAACTACAACAGCTAATCCAACCACCACTATCACGACCATCGGCCCTACTTCTAATGCTACGGTTGCTACCATCACTGCAACTGATAATGCTACATCTAATACTTCATCAACTACAACAGCCAACCCAACCACCACTATCACGACCATCGGCCCTACTTCTAATGCTACGGTTGCTACCATCACTGCAGCTGATAATGCTACATCTAATACTTTGTCAACTACTACAACCAACCCAACCACCACTATCACGACCATCGCCCCCACTTCTAATGCTACGGTTGCTACCATCACTGCAACTGATAATGCTACATCTAATACTTCATCAACTACAACAGCCAACCCAACCACCACTATCACGACCATCGGCCCTACTTCTAATGCTACGGTTGCTACCATCACTGCAACTGATAATGCTACATCTAATACTTCATCAACTACAACAGCCAACCCAACCACCACTATCACGACCATCGGCCCTACTTCTAATGCTACGGTTGCTACCATCACTGCAACTGATAATGCTACATCTAATACTTTGTCAACTACTACAGCCAACCCAACTATCAATTCCACAACCACCATCCCCATTTCAAATGCTACG TGGAAAGAGCACTCTGAGGTCACCATGTCCTCTGTGGAGGACATGGTGAAGAATTGGGAAAATGCAATCTCATCACTGTGGAAGAGGTTGCTGAGGAAGTTAAATAGGTCCCTGGTGGCAGGGCGGCAGGTGTGA